The following are encoded together in the Babylonia areolata isolate BAREFJ2019XMU chromosome 18, ASM4173473v1, whole genome shotgun sequence genome:
- the LOC143292640 gene encoding calmodulin-like: protein MSQDQTVTLTEEQIAEFKEAFSLFDKDGDGTISSSELGTVMRSLGQNPTENELQDMINEVDADGNGTIDFEEFLHMMARKIKDTDCEEELREAFRVFDKDGNGFISAAELRHVMTNLGEKLTDEEVDEMIKEADLDGDGMVNYEEFVTMMTAK from the exons agtcaAGACCAGACTGTCACACTAACAGAAGAGCAAATTGCTG agTTCAAGGAGGCCTTCTCGCTGTTCGACAAGGACGGGGATGGCACCATCTCGTCCAGCGAGCTGGGCACCGTGATGAGATCCCTGGGCCAGAACCCCACGGAGAACGAACTGCAGGACATGATCAACGAGGTGGATGCCGATG gtaacgGCACGATAGACTTTGAGGAGTTCCTGCACATGATGGCCCGTAAGATCAAAGACACAGACTGCGAGGAGGAGCTTCGAGAAGCCTTCAGGGTCTTCGACAAGGACGGCAATGG GTTCATCAGCGCCGCAGAGCTGCGCCACGTGATGACCAACCTGGGCGAGAAGCTGACGGACGAGGAGGTGGACGAGATGATCAAGGAGGCCGACCTGGACGGAGACGGCATGGTCAACTATGAag AATTCGTCACGATGATGACAGCCAAGTGA